From a single Paenibacillus sp. FSL R5-0345 genomic region:
- a CDS encoding ABC transporter substrate-binding protein has protein sequence MKAKKSLTLALVGTMLLSGLLAGCGSNNNTNAAKETNNSAAAGNSAGNSSELKPYELKMYLIGGPQKDLDLVLKEVNKYTKEKINATLNITMFDWGDYDKKMQVITASGEPYDIAFTSSWTNDFRRNAANGTFLGLNDLLDKYGKETKEVLDPRFLEGTKIKGEIYGVPVNKELGQQWVWRFNKKYVDKYNMDISNIRTLDDLEPLLKTIKENEPADITPLAVPKGFKPFMPFDYVLGDELPIGVYMDSTDGKVVNILETPELATSLDTMRRLYTAGYLRPDVATLEGIDNIKTGKWFADREITQPYAEKGWSRSAGYEIVTSPMHEPYVYTQSAAGSMHAISVTSGDPERAMMFLNLLNTDKYLRNLLNYGIEGTHYKKISDNVIEDLPAMQDSYAMPGFTLGNMLLTYLHADDPADKWDAFKKFNDSSKEAPTFGFAFDPTPVKTEVAAINNVTKEFMPALYTGSVDPKTYLPKATKKFKEAGLEKVIAEVQKQLDEWNQTKK, from the coding sequence ATGAAAGCGAAAAAAAGTTTAACGCTCGCTCTTGTAGGAACAATGCTTTTGTCTGGCCTTCTTGCTGGATGTGGTTCGAATAATAATACAAATGCTGCTAAAGAAACAAACAATTCAGCGGCAGCGGGGAATTCAGCAGGGAATTCATCGGAATTAAAGCCGTATGAGCTGAAGATGTATTTAATTGGTGGACCTCAAAAGGATCTGGATCTTGTATTAAAAGAGGTTAACAAATATACCAAAGAAAAAATTAATGCGACGTTGAACATTACGATGTTCGATTGGGGTGATTACGATAAGAAGATGCAGGTCATCACCGCTTCTGGTGAGCCTTATGATATTGCCTTTACTTCTTCTTGGACAAATGATTTCCGCCGTAACGCAGCGAACGGTACCTTCTTGGGACTGAATGATCTGCTAGATAAGTATGGAAAGGAAACGAAAGAAGTTTTGGACCCGCGTTTCTTAGAAGGAACTAAGATTAAAGGTGAAATCTATGGTGTGCCTGTAAATAAGGAGCTTGGACAGCAATGGGTATGGCGCTTCAATAAAAAATATGTTGATAAATACAACATGGACATTTCTAATATTCGTACATTGGATGATCTAGAGCCGCTTCTTAAAACGATTAAAGAGAATGAGCCTGCGGATATTACACCGCTAGCTGTTCCTAAAGGCTTTAAACCATTTATGCCATTTGACTATGTACTAGGTGATGAACTACCTATCGGGGTCTACATGGATTCCACAGATGGCAAGGTTGTTAATATTCTGGAGACACCAGAACTTGCAACATCGTTAGATACGATGCGTAGACTTTACACAGCAGGTTACTTACGCCCAGACGTTGCAACACTTGAAGGTATCGATAACATTAAGACCGGTAAATGGTTTGCCGATCGCGAAATTACACAGCCTTATGCAGAAAAAGGTTGGTCTCGTTCAGCAGGTTATGAAATTGTAACTTCGCCTATGCATGAGCCTTATGTGTATACACAGTCCGCCGCAGGTTCGATGCACGCGATTTCCGTAACCTCAGGTGATCCTGAACGGGCTATGATGTTCTTGAATCTTTTGAACACAGATAAGTACTTACGCAATTTGCTCAACTATGGTATTGAAGGCACTCATTATAAGAAAATCTCCGACAATGTCATTGAAGATCTGCCAGCTATGCAAGATAGCTATGCTATGCCAGGCTTCACGCTTGGAAATATGTTACTGACTTATCTGCATGCTGATGACCCTGCTGATAAATGGGATGCTTTTAAGAAGTTTAATGATTCGTCTAAAGAAGCTCCTACCTTCGGTTTTGCATTTGATCCTACACCTGTAAAAACAGAAGTAGCGGCCATCAACAACGTAACTAAAGAATTTATGCCAGCTCTATACACAGGTTCTGTTGATCCTAAAACATATCTGCCAAAAGCAACCAAGAAATTTAAAGAAGCTGGACTGGAAAAAGTCATTGCAGAAGTTCAAAAGCAGCTTGATGAGTGGAACCAGACAAAGAAATAA
- a CDS encoding glycoside hydrolase family 125 protein, with translation MEQFRLPAISMPKLPLPQAIQEVLNEAEEKLAHRPKLLQLFKNCFPNTLETTTKLMDDGTTFIITGDIPASWLRDSVEQVMHYVPFAKNDPDLQRIISGLIKRHIQYIHIDPYANAFNETANDWHWSTSDITEMSPWVWERKFEIDSLCFSMRLAYAYWKETGKADIFDAGFKEAMVKIYNLFRTEQRHAELSPYRFMRNNGIPEDTLRNNGLGMPVNYTGMVWSGFRSSDDACDFHYNIPGNMFAVVALRHMQEFAEWVFRDLEFLKELKALEADIDHGIKLYGIYRHPKFGPIYAYETDGYGNYCLMDDAGTPGLMSIPYLGYVTAEDEIYQNTRRFALSQENPFYFEGTAAKGIGSPHTPKDYIWHMALSMQGLTASTKEEKLEMLTMLEATDAGTGFMHEGFHVDDPNIFTRKWFAWSNSLFSQLVYKSMKEGLL, from the coding sequence ATGGAACAATTCAGACTGCCAGCCATCTCTATGCCGAAGCTGCCACTGCCACAAGCGATTCAAGAAGTATTAAATGAAGCAGAGGAGAAATTAGCTCATCGGCCTAAACTATTACAGCTCTTCAAGAACTGCTTCCCGAATACACTTGAGACAACGACTAAACTCATGGATGATGGAACAACATTCATCATTACTGGTGATATCCCTGCTTCTTGGTTGCGTGACTCTGTGGAACAGGTTATGCACTACGTGCCATTTGCGAAGAATGATCCAGATCTTCAACGTATCATTAGCGGTCTAATTAAACGTCATATTCAGTATATACATATTGATCCGTATGCTAATGCGTTTAATGAAACAGCGAATGACTGGCATTGGAGCACTAGCGATATTACGGAAATGTCCCCTTGGGTGTGGGAACGTAAATTCGAGATCGATTCGCTCTGTTTTTCCATGCGTCTGGCTTATGCCTATTGGAAAGAAACGGGGAAGGCTGATATCTTCGACGCTGGATTTAAGGAAGCAATGGTCAAAATATACAACTTATTTAGAACAGAGCAACGCCATGCTGAATTATCTCCTTACCGCTTTATGCGTAATAACGGGATACCTGAAGATACGTTACGCAACAACGGCCTTGGTATGCCTGTTAATTATACGGGTATGGTCTGGTCCGGGTTCCGATCAAGCGATGATGCGTGCGACTTCCATTACAATATCCCGGGGAATATGTTCGCCGTTGTTGCCTTACGTCATATGCAGGAATTCGCAGAATGGGTATTCCGTGATCTTGAATTTCTAAAAGAGCTTAAAGCATTAGAAGCGGACATTGATCATGGAATCAAGCTATATGGTATTTATCGTCATCCGAAATTTGGACCTATCTACGCCTATGAAACCGACGGCTACGGCAACTACTGCTTGATGGATGATGCGGGAACACCGGGACTCATGTCGATTCCTTATCTCGGCTATGTTACGGCAGAGGATGAGATTTATCAGAATACACGCCGATTTGCACTGAGCCAGGAGAATCCTTTTTACTTTGAAGGAACAGCAGCGAAAGGGATTGGCAGTCCACATACTCCGAAAGATTATATCTGGCATATGGCATTGTCTATGCAAGGTTTGACGGCTTCCACGAAGGAAGAGAAGCTGGAGATGCTTACGATGCTAGAGGCAACGGATGCGGGGACTGGTTTTATGCATGAAGGATTTCATGTCGATGACCCGAATATATTCACTAGAAAATGGTTCGCTTGGTCCAATAGTCTATTCTCACAACTAGTCTATAAATCGATGAAGGAAGGACTACTATGA
- a CDS encoding beta-galactosidase: MSRPVIIFYDSDFPISNSIPSDAIVSMREFGTIVNANQLAATLKETEGGCFINLHAPYFPKAAWIDIHGYLQRGGGLISIGGAPFKQPVRWQNEQWHVEAEQTSYHQELYIHEALRVECSRNQSLLASDVIPLLKGQEALFLASAETWNLVPHTTKTSDLPHQMGSAGPMSTRIYPLLKGITHEGRETAAPVVLWENTIGLFAGSRWLFVNTAATDSLWKDEGLSAISKWALFCCKGVTEMWIKPNYASYESGERASLTLQIQQLERAKPSISNEETWNFTIHVEHESDSSLHWSQELELKANAELNIVRVPIPLEIRSGLFQVVCESEASDGEVRILRQGFWGHAPELLAAGGPITSGRDYFIKDGRPLPVVGMTYMTSDVARKFLFLPNVGVWDRDMGQMRKAGINWIRTGIWTAYRNVMQDDGHVSEEVLRAIDAFIMTAKKHDLQVTFTFFSFTPETWGGVNPYLDPQSVEAQKRFIRSIVSRHKASSNVDWDLINEPSMFDPARIFSEGPSACHDRFEQQAFVEWLQHRHGEIEVLQERWNMTPAQLPNFASARLPEAKEINFDVQDMHSAKRGTRWLDYCLFSMDMHNRWVKQLYDTIKEQCPDQMVTVGQDEGLGAQRPSPFFYEEAVDYTTVHSWWFNDYLVWDGIFAKTPNKPNLIQETGVMYVETPDGRAKRSELELRNILERKYAYAFGTAGAGAIHWIWNTNFYMDNANESHIGALRADGTEKPEADVSYDFGKFIEGIRDVFGDRKLEEIAVVYPYSNDFSNRKLAFAATTELTRILSYDLKMPFRGASEYQLDDLENHPARLIMLPSAHNFDDAAMERLLHIVEDTGAVLLVTGPLGIDAYWHSSERLNDILGKRELRNVRREEVLNLQGQELPVSFGHRRIAELSKEIMIHESAGSGSSIIDSVINIPLGKGRLIWSPVPVEMSSRSETTSALYRYALNAAHVECDFEWINGGDLAGIYGRKLSFDKGALFTFVSEYAQDAKIEVKDLVTGRTYTFLLEQERSVLFATDTKGDLLGVYRQQEVEIHVSYPYLLH, translated from the coding sequence ATGAGCAGGCCTGTAATTATATTCTATGATTCTGATTTTCCAATTTCGAATTCGATTCCTAGCGATGCGATTGTATCCATGCGTGAGTTCGGTACGATCGTGAATGCGAATCAGCTTGCAGCAACGCTTAAGGAAACCGAAGGCGGATGTTTCATTAATCTGCATGCACCCTATTTTCCAAAAGCGGCATGGATAGACATTCATGGATATTTGCAAAGAGGTGGTGGGCTGATCAGCATTGGAGGTGCCCCCTTCAAACAACCCGTTCGCTGGCAAAATGAACAATGGCATGTGGAAGCGGAGCAGACCTCTTATCATCAAGAGCTATATATTCATGAGGCATTACGTGTTGAGTGTTCTCGCAATCAATCCTTGCTAGCATCGGATGTTATTCCTCTGCTTAAGGGTCAAGAAGCTCTTTTTCTAGCGAGTGCAGAGACATGGAACCTTGTGCCACATACGACGAAGACAAGTGATTTACCCCATCAAATGGGATCAGCAGGGCCAATGAGCACAAGGATTTACCCGCTTTTGAAGGGAATTACACATGAGGGTCGGGAAACTGCTGCTCCAGTAGTTCTTTGGGAGAATACGATTGGTTTATTTGCAGGCTCACGCTGGCTGTTCGTAAATACGGCTGCAACGGATTCTTTATGGAAGGACGAAGGGCTGTCCGCGATATCCAAGTGGGCTCTGTTCTGCTGCAAGGGTGTTACGGAGATGTGGATTAAGCCCAATTACGCATCTTATGAGTCTGGCGAACGTGCTTCTCTGACACTTCAGATTCAGCAGCTTGAGAGGGCAAAACCTTCAATAAGTAATGAAGAGACATGGAATTTTACAATTCATGTTGAGCATGAATCAGATTCGTCATTACACTGGTCTCAGGAATTAGAGTTGAAGGCTAATGCTGAGCTTAACATCGTTCGGGTGCCTATTCCTCTGGAAATTAGGAGTGGTCTGTTCCAAGTAGTCTGCGAATCGGAAGCCAGTGATGGTGAGGTCCGCATTCTACGTCAAGGGTTCTGGGGGCATGCCCCTGAACTTCTGGCAGCAGGTGGACCGATAACAAGTGGAAGAGATTATTTCATAAAAGATGGGCGTCCGCTACCTGTTGTGGGGATGACTTATATGACGAGTGATGTGGCACGGAAATTTCTATTTCTGCCGAACGTTGGGGTATGGGATCGCGATATGGGTCAAATGAGGAAGGCAGGGATTAACTGGATCCGAACAGGAATCTGGACTGCTTATCGTAATGTGATGCAAGATGACGGTCATGTTTCAGAAGAGGTACTGCGAGCGATAGATGCCTTTATCATGACAGCGAAGAAGCATGATCTGCAGGTAACCTTTACGTTCTTCTCCTTCACACCGGAAACATGGGGAGGGGTAAATCCTTATTTGGACCCACAAAGTGTAGAAGCACAGAAGCGGTTCATTCGTTCTATTGTATCTCGTCATAAAGCGTCTTCGAATGTAGATTGGGATCTTATTAATGAACCGTCAATGTTTGATCCGGCACGTATTTTCTCGGAGGGTCCGAGTGCATGTCATGATCGTTTTGAGCAACAAGCTTTTGTAGAATGGCTTCAACATAGACATGGTGAAATCGAAGTGCTACAGGAACGCTGGAATATGACACCTGCACAGCTTCCGAACTTTGCATCGGCAAGGCTGCCAGAAGCAAAAGAGATAAACTTCGATGTGCAGGATATGCACAGCGCTAAAAGAGGGACGCGTTGGCTTGATTATTGCTTGTTCTCCATGGATATGCATAACCGGTGGGTGAAGCAGTTATATGACACCATTAAGGAGCAATGTCCAGATCAGATGGTTACGGTTGGGCAGGATGAAGGGCTAGGAGCGCAGCGTCCTTCACCGTTTTTCTATGAAGAAGCGGTAGATTACACCACTGTACATTCCTGGTGGTTTAATGATTATCTGGTGTGGGATGGCATCTTTGCCAAGACGCCTAATAAGCCAAACTTAATTCAAGAGACTGGCGTCATGTATGTAGAAACTCCTGATGGACGAGCCAAACGTTCAGAGCTAGAGCTGCGAAATATTCTTGAACGCAAATATGCCTATGCGTTTGGAACTGCTGGTGCGGGGGCCATACATTGGATCTGGAATACCAACTTCTATATGGATAATGCGAATGAGTCCCATATTGGGGCATTAAGAGCAGATGGAACCGAAAAACCAGAGGCGGATGTCTCCTATGATTTTGGAAAGTTTATAGAAGGCATTCGTGACGTATTTGGAGATAGGAAGCTGGAAGAGATTGCTGTGGTGTATCCGTATTCGAATGATTTCTCTAACCGGAAGCTGGCTTTCGCTGCTACAACAGAGCTTACCCGAATTCTTTCGTATGATCTAAAGATGCCTTTTAGAGGGGCTTCTGAATACCAGCTAGATGATTTGGAGAACCATCCTGCGAGGCTTATTATGCTGCCAAGCGCACATAACTTCGATGATGCAGCGATGGAAAGGTTGTTGCACATCGTTGAAGATACAGGTGCGGTATTACTTGTTACTGGCCCACTTGGTATTGATGCTTATTGGCATTCTTCAGAGCGCTTGAACGATATTCTTGGCAAGCGTGAATTGCGTAATGTGCGCCGTGAAGAAGTGCTTAACCTTCAAGGTCAAGAACTACCTGTCTCCTTCGGTCACCGCCGGATTGCTGAATTATCGAAGGAAATAATGATTCATGAATCTGCTGGAAGCGGAAGTTCAATTATAGATTCGGTCATTAACATTCCGCTTGGTAAGGGACGGCTCATCTGGAGCCCAGTCCCAGTTGAAATGAGCAGTCGAAGTGAAACTACATCCGCACTGTACCGCTACGCATTGAATGCTGCTCATGTGGAATGTGATTTTGAATGGATTAACGGAGGAGACTTAGCGGGTATTTATGGACGGAAATTGAGCTTTGATAAGGGGGCTCTCTTCACCTTCGTGTCGGAATATGCGCAGGATGCGAAGATCGAGGTGAAAGATTTAGTTACTGGCCGGACCTACACATTCCTGTTGGAACAGGAACGTTCTGTCCTCTTCGCTACGGATACTAAAGGTGATCTGCTAGGCGTGTATCGCCAGCAGGAAGTTGAGATTCATGTATCTTATCCGTATCTACTGCATTAA
- a CDS encoding alpha-mannosidase yields MKSSDQSIKPQTAHIISHTHWDREWYLPYEKHHVRLVKLVDELLDRLDEDGEFKSFYLDGQTIILEDYLQVRPENQERLQKHITEGRLLIGPWYILQDAFLTSGEANVRNMQIGHQDSKRYGEPSKIGYFPDTFGLVGQTPQLMKQSGINNAFFGRGVKPTGFNNTVSDGGYESSFSELIWEGPDGSKVLGILFANWYSNGNEVPVNEAEAKEFWEKKLADARKFASTGELLFMNGCDHQPAQLNLPEAIETAKRLYPDMEFIHSNFPDYLKAVENVMDHNKLSTVKGELRSQHTDGWGTLVNTASARVYLKQMNQEGQVLLEKVAEPLASFAHVLGKAYPHHLFTYAWKTLMQNHPHDSICGCSVDEVHREMVTRFDKSRHVAETIVEDSKRMIAEAVDTTGFAAYGEEVLPLVVMNMTGWSRTGTVSVEIDAARLYLREGFTLEETASRMKDIDLNGRELVDDQGNPIACQMKDLGLQFGYDLPDDKFRQPYMCRRVRLTFEAAQVPALGLRAYAWVRRANAELPIAPESLLQGDRVLENEAVKVVIHDNGSFTLSDKASGMNYRDLGVYENTGDIGNEYMYKQPEGEQALTTKGLQANICVLENTPYRASVEIKHDWEIPASADEKLDEEQRALVYYPERKAQRSSDTVILKLRTVISLERGGKGLHIETTIDNKAKDHRIRALFPTDLNTATHQVDSMFEVAERNIEPAAEWMNPSNTQHQQAFVDISNEKAGLTVANFGLNEYEVLRDGRNTIAITLLRSVGELGDWGLFPTPEAQCLGEHVVRMELIPHTGDGITSGAFAEAYQFQIPWVVCQTDVHEGPIAPVYTPFEWESQELAFSSLKMNEQTGDLLLRWYNMSQQSTDLTIRTTIPQQYFYKTTILEEKSEPLSNKDKGSVSLPIGPCEIVTMGIRR; encoded by the coding sequence TTGAAAAGTTCAGATCAATCTATTAAACCTCAGACAGCCCATATCATTTCACATACTCACTGGGACCGGGAATGGTATCTTCCATATGAAAAGCATCATGTACGCCTTGTTAAATTGGTCGATGAATTGCTGGATCGATTGGATGAGGATGGTGAATTTAAAAGTTTTTATCTTGACGGGCAGACGATTATTCTGGAAGATTACCTCCAAGTTCGTCCTGAGAATCAAGAGCGTCTACAGAAACATATAACGGAAGGCCGTCTTCTGATCGGGCCTTGGTATATTCTGCAAGATGCTTTCCTTACGAGCGGAGAAGCAAATGTACGTAATATGCAGATTGGTCATCAGGACTCGAAGCGTTACGGTGAACCTTCTAAGATCGGTTATTTTCCGGACACCTTTGGTCTAGTTGGCCAGACTCCACAATTAATGAAGCAATCGGGCATCAATAATGCCTTTTTTGGAAGAGGGGTAAAGCCGACTGGTTTCAACAATACAGTATCGGACGGAGGATATGAATCTTCCTTCTCCGAGCTGATATGGGAAGGTCCAGATGGCTCGAAAGTGCTTGGAATTCTATTTGCGAATTGGTATTCGAACGGAAACGAAGTGCCAGTGAATGAAGCAGAGGCAAAAGAGTTCTGGGAGAAGAAGTTAGCAGATGCACGGAAATTCGCCTCTACTGGCGAGCTGCTATTCATGAACGGCTGCGATCATCAACCAGCTCAACTGAATTTGCCGGAGGCTATCGAAACTGCGAAGCGGCTCTATCCAGATATGGAGTTTATCCATTCGAACTTTCCTGATTACCTTAAAGCTGTTGAGAATGTCATGGATCACAACAAATTGTCGACCGTAAAGGGAGAACTGCGGAGCCAACATACGGATGGATGGGGGACGTTAGTGAATACCGCGTCTGCTCGCGTCTATTTGAAACAGATGAATCAGGAAGGGCAAGTCTTGCTTGAAAAGGTGGCCGAGCCACTCGCTTCATTCGCACATGTATTGGGCAAAGCTTACCCTCATCATCTGTTCACTTATGCTTGGAAGACGCTAATGCAGAATCATCCTCACGACAGCATTTGTGGCTGCAGCGTGGATGAGGTACACCGAGAAATGGTAACCCGGTTTGATAAAAGCCGTCATGTAGCAGAGACCATTGTTGAGGATAGTAAGCGCATGATCGCTGAAGCCGTGGATACGACCGGTTTTGCAGCCTATGGAGAAGAAGTGCTTCCTTTAGTAGTCATGAATATGACAGGTTGGAGTCGTACGGGTACAGTGAGCGTAGAAATTGATGCGGCACGTCTGTATTTGCGAGAGGGTTTCACTCTAGAAGAAACGGCCAGCCGTATGAAGGATATTGACTTAAACGGTCGTGAATTAGTAGACGATCAAGGGAATCCTATTGCATGCCAGATGAAGGATTTAGGTCTTCAGTTTGGCTATGATTTGCCTGACGATAAGTTCCGCCAGCCCTATATGTGTCGCCGAGTAAGACTTACCTTTGAGGCCGCACAAGTTCCGGCACTGGGTCTTCGTGCATATGCGTGGGTTCGCCGTGCAAACGCAGAGTTGCCTATAGCTCCTGAATCTTTGCTTCAAGGGGATCGGGTGCTGGAGAATGAGGCCGTCAAAGTAGTGATCCATGATAATGGTTCGTTTACGCTGAGTGATAAAGCCAGTGGCATGAACTACCGGGATCTTGGTGTATATGAGAACACAGGTGATATCGGGAATGAATACATGTATAAACAACCAGAGGGTGAACAAGCTTTAACGACCAAGGGGCTACAGGCGAACATTTGCGTTCTCGAAAATACACCTTATCGAGCATCTGTGGAAATTAAGCATGACTGGGAGATCCCAGCCTCAGCAGATGAGAAGCTGGATGAGGAACAGCGTGCTCTTGTGTACTACCCAGAACGGAAAGCGCAGCGCAGTAGTGACACAGTCATTCTTAAACTTCGTACCGTAATTAGTCTGGAGCGGGGCGGGAAGGGGCTGCATATCGAAACGACGATAGATAATAAGGCTAAGGACCACCGGATCCGTGCGTTATTTCCGACAGATTTGAACACCGCCACACATCAAGTGGATTCGATGTTCGAGGTTGCGGAGCGGAATATTGAGCCAGCTGCAGAATGGATGAATCCGAGTAACACGCAGCATCAGCAGGCCTTTGTTGATATCAGTAATGAAAAAGCTGGTCTAACCGTCGCTAACTTTGGATTAAATGAATATGAAGTGCTAAGAGACGGTCGTAACACCATTGCGATTACACTACTCCGTAGCGTGGGTGAATTGGGAGACTGGGGTTTGTTCCCAACTCCAGAAGCGCAGTGTCTCGGAGAGCATGTAGTACGTATGGAGCTCATCCCACACACAGGAGATGGTATAACCTCTGGTGCTTTTGCTGAAGCTTATCAATTCCAGATTCCTTGGGTCGTATGTCAGACTGATGTACATGAAGGACCGATTGCTCCGGTGTATACTCCATTCGAATGGGAGAGTCAGGAGCTCGCATTTTCCTCTCTGAAAATGAACGAGCAGACTGGAGACCTACTGCTTCGCTGGTACAACATGAGTCAGCAGAGTACCGATCTGACCATCCGTACAACGATTCCGCAGCAGTATTTCTATAAGACGACAATTCTAGAAGAGAAGAGCGAGCCACTCTCCAATAAGGATAAGGGGAGTGTGTCCTTACCAATTGGTCCATGTGAAATTGTAACGATGGGTATTCGGAGATAG
- a CDS encoding MarR family transcriptional regulator, translating to MRGLGTRTVVYQQNVAASLGLYNNDFLSVDILREKGPITAGELSKLTGLATGSVTALIDRLEKNGYVRRQNDPNDRRKVIIVPLYENKEDVIDTYQPLHTAMVKLAASYTDEELALISQFLGKASNVLEEQIDRLSSSTRSKSTS from the coding sequence ATGCGTGGCCTGGGTACCCGAACGGTCGTATATCAGCAGAACGTAGCCGCCTCTCTAGGGTTATACAATAATGATTTCTTATCCGTGGATATTTTGCGTGAAAAGGGACCTATCACTGCTGGAGAACTGTCCAAATTAACTGGACTAGCCACAGGCAGCGTTACAGCATTAATAGATCGACTCGAAAAAAACGGCTATGTTCGCAGACAAAATGATCCTAATGATCGGCGTAAAGTGATTATTGTTCCGTTGTATGAAAATAAAGAGGATGTTATTGACACCTATCAGCCGCTTCATACCGCTATGGTCAAATTGGCTGCTTCCTATACGGATGAAGAACTTGCACTTATTTCGCAATTTTTAGGTAAAGCAAGCAACGTTTTAGAAGAGCAGATTGATCGTCTCAGTTCATCAACGCGAAGTAAATCTACTTCTTGA